One part of the Arabidopsis thaliana chromosome 4, partial sequence genome encodes these proteins:
- a CDS encoding RNI-like superfamily protein, translated as MDAPNPKRPCLVPLGTSSIENPCSLPIAPDFNQSNIDLTISSFLSLSDLPLFSLPLSIGCSFDRVLDNVIPSIAGTSRDEFDQDRFLDRTLQLASLLYKSTKRCIRKRATLQNSTSWPLLPELTIKVFSMLDTKSLMQASACCTMFNKCAMDRVCYSHIDLTTAAEDVDNGVVCVMIHRAGKELRSLKLGSISSSAEPTTSLLTRSCLTPLTFNHGFTGGHLRSLHLYHLRMIDCGSLSPVLSACLNLTDLKIVGLISGSRDNPLEQLGLLTRNCRLIEHLFIEIYGAAGLITDSSLLEFAANCPNLSSISLLGFLLNDAILQKLIKGFRRLKHINLSSSPEISGCFFRGLELCGKDSPLETLILRDCYILKESEVLLFLNSLLAGDFKYIRLIDVSNVDGLVCDGGNRTFEPRFPIEELKKQRSNVTFVAIFESQSSLSSSSSGEVYSDGTSSWTSNYNSAEEEHDNDLDSHPSGKRCSKPKFPLEELNKERPGLTFVAEFRSPSPSESDVRSPSPSSSSDSSSSSDSSSSSSSGESSDESGTEEEEDED; from the exons ATGGACGCTCCCAATCCCAAGCGACCTTGTCTTGTGCCTTTGGGTACCTCCTCCATAGAAAACCCTTGCTCCCTCCCTATTGCTCCAGATTTCAACCAAAGCAACATCGATTTGACtatctcttctttcctttcgTTGTCGGACTTGCCTTTGTTCTCCTTACCGCTCTCCATTGGATGCTCTTTTGATCGAGTGCTTGATAATGTCATCCCCTCAATAGCTGGAACTTCCCGTGATGAATTTGATCAGGATCGTTTCTTGGATCGTACTCTCCAACTCGCATCGCTTCTATACAAGTCCACCAAACGTTGCATAAGGAAACGTGCCACCCTCCAAAATTCCACATCCTGGCCTCTCCTCCCTGAACTAACTATTAAG GTCTTTTCAATGCTTGATACGAAGTCTCTCATGCAAGCTTCTGCGTGTTGCACAATGTTCAACAAGTGTGCCATGGATCGTGTATGTTACTCCCACATCGACCTGACAACGGCTGCCGAAGATGTTGATAATGGAGTTGTGTGCGTAATGATCCATCGGGCTGGAAAAGAACTCAG ATCCCTCAAACTTGGTTCTATTTCTTCCTCAGCTGAACCTACTACATCTTTGCTGACAAGATCCTGTCTTACTCCACTAACTTTTAACCATGGTTTTACTGG GGGTCATTTGAGAAGCCTACACCTTTACCATCTCAGAATGATAGATTGCGGGTCCTTATCTCCTGTGTTGTCAGCTTGTTTAAATCTCACTGATTTGAAGATTGTTGGACT TATTTCAGGAAGCAGGGATAATCCACTTGAGCAGTTAGGTTTACTCACGAGAAATTGTCGCTTGATAGAGCACCTGTTCATAGAGATATATGGTGCAGCAG GCCTTATAACAGATTCAAGCTTGTTAGAGTTTGCGGCCAATTGCCCCAACTTAAGTTCGATATCGCTCCTAGGTTTTCTGCTAAATGACGcaatattacaaaaattaattaag GGTTTTCGTCGACTGAAGCACATTAATCTGTCGAGTTCGCCTGAAATTAGTGGTTGCTTTTTCAG GGGTTTGGAACTTTGCGGCAAAGATAGTCCATTGGAGACTCTGATATTGCGTGACTGCTATATCCTAAAGGAg AGCGAAGTTTTACTGTTCTTGAACTCATTACTCGCCGGAGACTTCAAATACATTCGGCTCATT GACGTATCAAACGTCGACGGTTTAGTATGTGATGGAGGCAATAGAACTTTTGAACCAAG ATTTCCTATCGAGGAGCTGAAAAAGCAAAGATCAAATGTCACATTTGTGGCAATCTTTGAATCACAGTCATCATTGTCATCATCAAG CTCAGGGGAGGTATATTCAGATGGCACCTCTTCGTGGACTTCTAATTATAACAGCGCGGAGGAGGAGCATGACAACGACTTGGACTCT CATCCAAGCGGCAAGAGATGTAGCAAACCAAA GTTTCCTCTGGAAGAGCTGAATAAAGAAAGACCAGGTCTCACTTTTGTGGCAGAGTTTAgatcaccatcaccatcagaATCAGATGTTAgatcaccatcaccatcgtCGTCGTcagattcatcttcttcgtcagattcatcatcatcatcaag CTCTGGAGAATCTTCCGACGAAAGTGGaactgaggaagaagaagacgaggacTGA
- a CDS encoding RNI-like superfamily protein (RNI-like superfamily protein; FUNCTIONS IN: molecular_function unknown; INVOLVED IN: biological_process unknown; LOCATED IN: cellular_component unknown; BEST Arabidopsis thaliana protein match is: F-box/RNI-like superfamily protein (TAIR:AT4G02740.1); Has 491 Blast hits to 434 proteins in 99 species: Archae - 0; Bacteria - 4; Metazoa - 330; Fungi - 45; Plants - 97; Viruses - 0; Other Eukaryotes - 15 (source: NCBI BLink).) encodes MDAPNPKRPCLVPLGTSSIENPCSLPIAPDFNQSNIDLTISSFLSLSDLPLFSLPLSIGCSFDRVLDNVIPSIAGTSRDEFDQDRFLDRTLQLASLLYKSTKRCIRKRATLQNSTSWPLLPELTIKVFSMLDTKSLMQASACCTMFNKCAMDRVCYSHIDLTTAAEDVDNGVVCVMIHRAGKELRSLKLGSISSSAEPTTSLLTRSCLTPLTFNHGFTGGHLRSLHLYHLRMIDCGSLSPVLSACLNLTDLKIVGLDNPLEQLGLLTRNCRLIEHLFIEIYGAAGLITDSSLLEFAANCPNLSSISLLGFLLNDAILQKLIKGFRRLKHINLSSSPEISGCFFRGLELCGKDSPLETLILRDCYILKESEVLLFLNSLLAGDFKYIRLIDVSNVDGLVCDGGNRTFEPRFPIEELKKQRSNVTFVAIFESQSSLSSSRFPLEELNKERPGLTFVAEFRSPSPSESDVRSPSPSSSSDSSSSSDSSSSSSSGESSDESGTEEEEDED; translated from the exons ATGGACGCTCCCAATCCCAAGCGACCTTGTCTTGTGCCTTTGGGTACCTCCTCCATAGAAAACCCTTGCTCCCTCCCTATTGCTCCAGATTTCAACCAAAGCAACATCGATTTGACtatctcttctttcctttcgTTGTCGGACTTGCCTTTGTTCTCCTTACCGCTCTCCATTGGATGCTCTTTTGATCGAGTGCTTGATAATGTCATCCCCTCAATAGCTGGAACTTCCCGTGATGAATTTGATCAGGATCGTTTCTTGGATCGTACTCTCCAACTCGCATCGCTTCTATACAAGTCCACCAAACGTTGCATAAGGAAACGTGCCACCCTCCAAAATTCCACATCCTGGCCTCTCCTCCCTGAACTAACTATTAAG GTCTTTTCAATGCTTGATACGAAGTCTCTCATGCAAGCTTCTGCGTGTTGCACAATGTTCAACAAGTGTGCCATGGATCGTGTATGTTACTCCCACATCGACCTGACAACGGCTGCCGAAGATGTTGATAATGGAGTTGTGTGCGTAATGATCCATCGGGCTGGAAAAGAACTCAG ATCCCTCAAACTTGGTTCTATTTCTTCCTCAGCTGAACCTACTACATCTTTGCTGACAAGATCCTGTCTTACTCCACTAACTTTTAACCATGGTTTTACTGG GGGTCATTTGAGAAGCCTACACCTTTACCATCTCAGAATGATAGATTGCGGGTCCTTATCTCCTGTGTTGTCAGCTTGTTTAAATCTCACTGATTTGAAGATTGTTGGACT GGATAATCCACTTGAGCAGTTAGGTTTACTCACGAGAAATTGTCGCTTGATAGAGCACCTGTTCATAGAGATATATGGTGCAGCAG GCCTTATAACAGATTCAAGCTTGTTAGAGTTTGCGGCCAATTGCCCCAACTTAAGTTCGATATCGCTCCTAGGTTTTCTGCTAAATGACGcaatattacaaaaattaattaag GGTTTTCGTCGACTGAAGCACATTAATCTGTCGAGTTCGCCTGAAATTAGTGGTTGCTTTTTCAG GGGTTTGGAACTTTGCGGCAAAGATAGTCCATTGGAGACTCTGATATTGCGTGACTGCTATATCCTAAAGGAg AGCGAAGTTTTACTGTTCTTGAACTCATTACTCGCCGGAGACTTCAAATACATTCGGCTCATT GACGTATCAAACGTCGACGGTTTAGTATGTGATGGAGGCAATAGAACTTTTGAACCAAG ATTTCCTATCGAGGAGCTGAAAAAGCAAAGATCAAATGTCACATTTGTGGCAATCTTTGAATCACAGTCATCATTGTCATCATCAAG GTTTCCTCTGGAAGAGCTGAATAAAGAAAGACCAGGTCTCACTTTTGTGGCAGAGTTTAgatcaccatcaccatcagaATCAGATGTTAgatcaccatcaccatcgtCGTCGTcagattcatcttcttcgtcagattcatcatcatcatcaag CTCTGGAGAATCTTCCGACGAAAGTGGaactgaggaagaagaagacgaggacTGA
- a CDS encoding RNI-like superfamily protein, with protein sequence MDAPNPKRPCLVPLGTSSIENPCSLPIAPDFNQSNIDLTISSFLSLSDLPLFSLPLSIGCSFDRVLDNVIPSIAGTSRDEFDQDRFLDRTLQLASLLYKSTKRCIRKRATLQNSTSWPLLPELTIKVFSMLDTKSLMQASACCTMFNKCAMDRVCYSHIDLTTAAEDVDNGVVCVMIHRAGKELRSLKLGSISSSAEPTTSLLTRSCLTPLTFNHGFTGGHLRSLHLYHLRMIDCGSLSPVLSACLNLTDLKIVGLISGSRDNPLEQLGLLTRNCRLIEHLFIEIYGAAGLITDSSLLEFAANCPNLSSISLLGFLLNDAILQKLIKGFRRLKHINLSSSPEISGCFFRGLELCGKDSPLETLILRDCYILKESEVLLFLNSLLAGDFKYIRLIDVSNVDGLVCDGGNRTFEPRFPIEELKKQRSNVTFVAIFESQSSLSSSSSGEVYSDGTSSWTSNYNSAEEEHDNDLDSV encoded by the exons ATGGACGCTCCCAATCCCAAGCGACCTTGTCTTGTGCCTTTGGGTACCTCCTCCATAGAAAACCCTTGCTCCCTCCCTATTGCTCCAGATTTCAACCAAAGCAACATCGATTTGACtatctcttctttcctttcgTTGTCGGACTTGCCTTTGTTCTCCTTACCGCTCTCCATTGGATGCTCTTTTGATCGAGTGCTTGATAATGTCATCCCCTCAATAGCTGGAACTTCCCGTGATGAATTTGATCAGGATCGTTTCTTGGATCGTACTCTCCAACTCGCATCGCTTCTATACAAGTCCACCAAACGTTGCATAAGGAAACGTGCCACCCTCCAAAATTCCACATCCTGGCCTCTCCTCCCTGAACTAACTATTAAG GTCTTTTCAATGCTTGATACGAAGTCTCTCATGCAAGCTTCTGCGTGTTGCACAATGTTCAACAAGTGTGCCATGGATCGTGTATGTTACTCCCACATCGACCTGACAACGGCTGCCGAAGATGTTGATAATGGAGTTGTGTGCGTAATGATCCATCGGGCTGGAAAAGAACTCAG ATCCCTCAAACTTGGTTCTATTTCTTCCTCAGCTGAACCTACTACATCTTTGCTGACAAGATCCTGTCTTACTCCACTAACTTTTAACCATGGTTTTACTGG GGGTCATTTGAGAAGCCTACACCTTTACCATCTCAGAATGATAGATTGCGGGTCCTTATCTCCTGTGTTGTCAGCTTGTTTAAATCTCACTGATTTGAAGATTGTTGGACT TATTTCAGGAAGCAGGGATAATCCACTTGAGCAGTTAGGTTTACTCACGAGAAATTGTCGCTTGATAGAGCACCTGTTCATAGAGATATATGGTGCAGCAG GCCTTATAACAGATTCAAGCTTGTTAGAGTTTGCGGCCAATTGCCCCAACTTAAGTTCGATATCGCTCCTAGGTTTTCTGCTAAATGACGcaatattacaaaaattaattaag GGTTTTCGTCGACTGAAGCACATTAATCTGTCGAGTTCGCCTGAAATTAGTGGTTGCTTTTTCAG GGGTTTGGAACTTTGCGGCAAAGATAGTCCATTGGAGACTCTGATATTGCGTGACTGCTATATCCTAAAGGAg AGCGAAGTTTTACTGTTCTTGAACTCATTACTCGCCGGAGACTTCAAATACATTCGGCTCATT GACGTATCAAACGTCGACGGTTTAGTATGTGATGGAGGCAATAGAACTTTTGAACCAAG ATTTCCTATCGAGGAGCTGAAAAAGCAAAGATCAAATGTCACATTTGTGGCAATCTTTGAATCACAGTCATCATTGTCATCATCAAG CTCAGGGGAGGTATATTCAGATGGCACCTCTTCGTGGACTTCTAATTATAACAGCGCGGAGGAGGAGCATGACAACGACTTGGACTCTGTATAA
- the PSAD-1 gene encoding photosystem I subunit D-1 (photosystem I subunit D-1 (PSAD-1); FUNCTIONS IN: molecular_function unknown; INVOLVED IN: photosynthesis; LOCATED IN: in 6 components; EXPRESSED IN: 25 plant structures; EXPRESSED DURING: 14 growth stages; CONTAINS InterPro DOMAIN/s: Photosystem I protein PsaD (InterPro:IPR003685); BEST Arabidopsis thaliana protein match is: photosystem I subunit D-2 (TAIR:AT1G03130.1); Has 510 Blast hits to 510 proteins in 137 species: Archae - 0; Bacteria - 143; Metazoa - 0; Fungi - 0; Plants - 166; Viruses - 3; Other Eukaryotes - 198 (source: NCBI BLink).), translating into MATQAAGIFNSAITTAATSGVKKLHFFSTTHRPKSLSFTKTAIRAEKTDSSAAAAAAPATKEAPVGFTPPQLDPNTPSPIFAGSTGGLLRKAQVEEFYVITWNSPKEQIFEMPTGGAAIMREGPNLLKLARKEQCLALGTRLRSKYKITYQFYRVFPNGEVQYLHPKDGVYPEKANPGREGVGLNMRSIGKNVSPIEVKFTGKQSYDL; encoded by the coding sequence atggcaACTCAAGCCGCCGGGATCTTCAACTCCGCCATAACAACCGCCGCAACCTCCGGCGTCAAGAAACTCCACTTTTTCTCAACAACCCACCGTCCCAAATCCCTCTCCTTCACCAAAACCGCAATCCGCGCCGAGAAAACAGATTCCTCCGCCGCCGCTGCTGCAGCCCCCGCCACGAAAGAAGCTCCCGTGGGATTCACGCCACCGCAGCTAGACCCAAACACACCGTCTCCGATCTTCGCTGGAAGCACCGGTGGTCTTCTACGTAAAGCGCAAGTGGAAGAGTTCTACGTTATCACGTGGAACTCACCGAAAGAACAGATCTTTGAGATGCCGACAGGAGGAGCAGCGATCATGAGAGAAGGTCCGAATCTTCTGAAGCTAGCGAGGAAAGAGCAGTGTTTAGCTTTGGGGACAAGGCTTAGATCCAAGTACAAGATCACTTACCAGTTTTACAGAGTGTTTCCTAACGGTGAGGTTCAATATCTTCATCCTAAAGATGGTGTTTATCCAGAGAAGGCGAATCCAGGAAGAGAAGGTGTTGGTCTCAACATGAGATCTATTGGGAAAAATGTTAGTCCCATTGAAGTTAAGTTTACTGGCAAACAAAGTTATGATTTGTAA
- the GA1 gene encoding Terpenoid cyclases/Protein prenyltransferases superfamily protein (GA REQUIRING 1 (GA1); CONTAINS InterPro DOMAIN/s: Terpene synthase, metal-binding domain (InterPro:IPR005630), Terpenoid synthase (InterPro:IPR008949), Terpenoid cylases/protein prenyltransferase alpha-alpha toroid (InterPro:IPR008930), Terpene synthase-like (InterPro:IPR001906); BEST Arabidopsis thaliana protein match is: Terpenoid cyclases/Protein prenyltransferases superfamily protein (TAIR:AT1G79460.1); Has 1979 Blast hits to 1971 proteins in 256 species: Archae - 0; Bacteria - 97; Metazoa - 0; Fungi - 61; Plants - 1817; Viruses - 0; Other Eukaryotes - 4 (source: NCBI BLink).): MSLQYHVLNSIPSTTFLSSTKTTISSSFLTISGSPLNVARDKSRSGSIHCSKLRTQEYINSQEVQHDLPLIHEWQQLQGEDAPQISVGSNSNAFKEAVKSVKTILRNLTDGEITISAYDTAWVALIDAGDKTPAFPSAVKWIAENQLSDGSWGDAYLFSYHDRLINTLACVVALRSWNLFPHQCNKGITFFRENIGKLEDENDEHMPIGFEVAFPSLLEIARGINIDVPYDSPVLKDIYAKKELKLTRIPKEIMHKIPTTLLHSLEGMRDLDWEKLLKLQSQDGSFLFSPSSTAFAFMQTRDSNCLEYLRNAVKRFNGGVPNVFPVDLFEHIWIVDRLQRLGISRYFEEEIKECLDYVHRYWTDNGICWARCSHVQDIDDTAMAFRLLRQHGYQVSADVFKNFEKEGEFFCFVGQSNQAVTGMFNLYRASQLAFPREEILKNAKEFSYNYLLEKREREELIDKWIIMKDLPGEIGFALEIPWYASLPRVETRFYIDQYGGENDVWIGKTLYRMPYVNNNGYLELAKQDYNNCQAQHQLEWDIFQKWYEENRLSEWGVRRSELLECYYLAAATIFESERSHERMVWAKSSVLVKAISSSFGESSDSRRSFSDQFHEYIANARRSDHHFNDRNMRLDRPGSVQASRLAGVLIGTLNQMSFDLFMSHGRDVNNLLYLSWGDWMEKWKLYGDEGEGELMVKMIILMKNNDLTNFFTHTHFVRLAEIINRICLPRQYLKARRNDEKEKTIKSMEKEMGKMVELALSESDTFRDVSITFLDVAKAFYYFALCGDHLQTHISKVLFQKV, from the exons ATGTCTCTTCAGTATCATGTTCTAAACTCCATTCCAAGTACAACCTTTCTCAGTTCTACTAAAACaacaatatcttcttctttccttacCATCTCAG GATCTCCTCTCAATGTCGCTAGAGACAAATCCAGAAGCGGTTCCATACATTGTTCAAAGCTTCGAACTCAAG AATACATTAATTCTCAAGAGGTTCAACATGATTTGCCTCTAATACATGAGTGGCAACAGCTTCAAGGAGAAGATGCTCCTCAG ATTAGTGTTGGAAGTAATAGTAATGCATTCAAAGAAGCAGTGAAGAGTGTGAAAACGATCTTGAGAAACCTAACGGACGGGGAAATTACGATATCGGCTTACGATACAGCTTGGGTTGCATTGATCGATGCCGGAGATAAAACTCCGGCGTTTCCCTCCGCCGTGAAATGGATCGCCGAGAACCAACTTTCCGATGGTTCTTGGGGAGATGCGTATCTCTTCTCTTATCATGATCGTCTCATCAATACCCTTGCATGCGTCGTTGCTCTAAGATCATGGAATCTCTTTCCTCATCAATGCAACAAag GAATCACGTTTTTCCGGGAAAATATTGGGAAGCTAGAAGACGAAAATGATGAGCATATGCCAATCGGATTCGAAGTAGCATTCCCATCGTTGCTTGAGATAGCTCGAGGAATAAACATTGATGTACCGTACGATTCTCCGGTCTTAAAAGATATATACGCCAAGAAAGAGCTAAAGCTTACAAG GATACCAAAAGAGATAATGCACAAGATACCAACAACATTGTTGCATAGTTTGGAGGGGATGCGTGATTTAGATTGGGAAAAGCTCTTGAAACTTCAATCTCAAGACGgatctttcctcttctctccttcCTCTACCGCTTTTGCATTCATGCAGACCCGAGACAGTAACTGCCTCGAGTATTTGCGAAATGCCGTCAAACGTTTCAATGGAGGAG ttccCAATGTCTTTCCCGTGGATCTTTTCGAGCACATATGGATAGTGGATCGGTTACAACGTTTAGGGATATCGAGATactttgaagaagagattaaagAGTGTCTTGACTATGTCCACAG ATATTGGACCGACAATGGCATATGTTGGGCTAGATGTTCCCATGTCCAAGACATCGATGATACAGCCATGGCATTTAGGCTCTTAAGACAACATGGATACCAAGTGTCCGCAG atGTATTCAAGAACTTTGAGAAAGAGGGAGAGTTTTTCTGCTTTGTGGGGCAATCAAACCAAGCAGTAACCGGTATGTTCAACCTATACCGGGCATCACAATTGGCGTTTCCAAGGGAAGAGATATTGAAAAACGCCAaagagttttcttataattatctGCTAGAAAAACGGGAGAGAGAGGAGTTGATTGATAAGTGGATTATAATGAAAGACTTACCTGGCGAG ATTGGGTTTGCGTTAGAGATTCCATGGTACGCAAGCTTGCCTCGAGTAGAGACGAGATTCTATATTGATCAATATGGTGGAGAAAACGACGTTTGGATTGGCAAGACTCTTTATAG GATGCCATACGTGAACAATAATGGATATCTGGAATTAGCAAAACAAGATTACAACAATTGCCAAGCTCAGCATCAGCTCGAATGGGACATATTCCAAAA GTGGTATGAAGAAAATAGGTTAAGTGAGTGGGGTGTGCGCAGAAGTGAGCTTCTCGAGTGTTACTACTTAGCGGCTGCAACTATATTTGAATCAGAAAGGTCACATGAGAGAATGGTTTGGGCTAAGTCAAGTGTATTGGTTAaagccatttcttcttcttttggggAATCCTCTGACTCCAGAAGAAGCTTCTCCGATCAGTTTCATGAATACATTGCCAATGCTCGACGAAGTGATCATCACTTTAATGACAG GAACATGAGATTGGACCGACCAGGATCGGTTCAGGCCAGTCGGCTTGCCGGAGTGTTAATCGGGACTTTGAATCAAATGTCTTTTGACCTTTTCATGTCTCATGGCCGTGACGTTAACAATCTCCTCTATCTATCG TGGGGAGATTGGATGGAAAAATGGAAACTATATGgagatgaaggagaaggagagctCATGGTGAAGATGATAATTCTAATGAAGAACAATGACCTAACTAACTTCTTCACCCACACTCACTTCGTTCGTCTCGCGGAAATCATCAATCGAATCTGTCTTCCTCGCCAATACTTAAAG GCAAGGAGAAACgatgagaaggagaagacaaTAAAGAGTATGGAGAAGGAGATGGGGAAAATGGTTGAGTTAGCATTGTCGGAGAGTGACACATTTCGTGACGTCAGCATCACGTTTCTTGATGTAGCAAAAGCATTTTACTACTTTGCTTTATGTGGCGATCATCTCCAAACTCACATCTCCAAAGTCTTGTTTCAAAAAGTCTAG
- the EMB3129 gene encoding GTP-binding family protein (GTP-binding family protein; FUNCTIONS IN: GTP binding; INVOLVED IN: biological_process unknown; LOCATED IN: intracellular, chloroplast; EXPRESSED IN: 22 plant structures; EXPRESSED DURING: 13 growth stages; CONTAINS InterPro DOMAIN/s: GTP1/OBG (InterPro:IPR006073), GTP-binding protein, HSR1-related (InterPro:IPR002917), GTP-binding protein, ribosome biogenesis, YlqF (InterPro:IPR019991); BEST Arabidopsis thaliana protein match is: P-loop containing nucleoside triphosphate hydrolases superfamily protein (TAIR:AT2G41670.1); Has 30201 Blast hits to 17322 proteins in 780 species: Archae - 12; Bacteria - 1396; Metazoa - 17338; Fungi - 3422; Plants - 5037; Viruses - 0; Other Eukaryotes - 2996 (source: NCBI BLink).), with amino-acid sequence MFAQLAPSPSPSPANVSHFVHRRTFRQCTYAVSASLPTANSSRPPPIQIVGGKDLNLDVTRKDDSIGFKLEANEDEIDWMNLESDIRLWTRALRPVQWYPGHIMKTEKELREQLKLMDVVIEVRDARIPLSTTHPKMDAWLGNRKRILVLNREDMISNDDRNDWARYFAKQGIKVIFTNGKLGMGAMKLGRLAKSLAGDVNGKRREKGLLPRSVRAGIIGYPNVGKSSLINRLLKRKICAAAPRPGVTREMKWVKLGKDLDLLDSPGMLPMRIDDQAAAIKLAICDDIGEKAYDFTDVAGILVQMLARIPEVGAKALYNRYKIQLEGNCGKKFVKTLGLNLFGGDSHQAAFRILTDFRKGKFGYVSLERPPL; translated from the exons ATGTTTGCTCAGTTAGCACCATCGCCGTCTCCTTCTCCGGCGAACGTTAGCCACTTCGTTCACCGTCGCACCTTCCGTCAATGTACATACGCCGTCTCCGCTTCTCTTCCCACTGCAAATTCCTCTCGTCCACCACCAATTCAG ATTGTTGGAGGAAAGGATTTGAATTTGGATGTTACACGGAAAGATGATTCAATTGGGTTCAAATTAGAGGcaaatgaagatgaaattgATTGGATGAATCTAGAATCTGATATTCGTCTATGGACTAGAGCATTACGTCCTGTTCAG TGGTATCCAGGGCACAtaatgaaaactgaaaaggaACTTAGGGAACAGCTTAAGTTGATGGATGTTGTGATTGAAGTCCGTGATGCTAGGATTCCTTTATCGACCACTCATCCAAAG ATGGATGCGTGGCTTGGGAATAGGAAACGGATATTGGTATTAAATAGAGAAGATATGATCTCGAACGATGATCGAAATGATTGGGCGAGATACTTTGCAAAGCAAGGAATAAAGGTCATTTTCACTAATGGCAAACTTGGGATG GGAGCTATGAAGCTAGGTCGGTTAGCCAAAAGTTTAGCAGGTGACGTAAATGGGAAACGGCGAGAAAAAGGACTTCTCCCTAGATCA GTTAGAGCTGGAATAATTGGATACCCTAATGTTGGGAAATCATCTCTGATCAATCGTCTATTGAAACGAAAAATTTGCGCAGCAGCTCCAAGACCAGGTGTAACTAGAGAAATGAA ATGGGTCAAGCTTGGGAAAGATCTTGATCTCTTAGATTCACCTGGAATGCTTCCTATGCGTATCGATGATCAAGCAGCTGCTATAAAGCTGGCAATTTGTGATGACATTGGAGAGAAAGCTTATGACTTCACTGATGTTGCTGGAATCCTTGTGCAGATGTTAGCACGGATTCCAGAAGTAG GCGCAAAGGCTCTTTACAACCGATACAAGATCCAGCTAGAAGGCAACTGCGGGAAAAA ATTTGTGAAGACGCTTGGTCTTAATTTGTTTGGTGGAGATAGTCATCAAGCTGCATTTAGAATACTAACGGATTTTCGCAAAGGCAAATTCGGGTATGTCTCGTTGGAGAGACCTCCACTGTGA